From the Amycolatopsis thermoflava N1165 genome, one window contains:
- a CDS encoding LLM class flavin-dependent oxidoreductase: MKLALYLPNFREKVTVGELEDLTALAEDLDFDSVWTLDRIVVPESSDRQELQYAFGMIEGFPKGLPVSSRGQWFQGMPLIPWLAAKTSKVRIGMSVIDTPYRAPGVLAAELGTIDHLSGGRLNVALGAGWMPEEFAASSASHIFPKRNKHVRETIEVIQGIWNNEVFDYHGEFADFEPCGFGAKPLQQPHPPIFFSGLKDPKRAANRVATYGLAGWIGIQDSPEDIQRWRGEIQRELDELDTARSIDDLEISSMIWFVITDQDMDQTPMGKGTNLLAGSATQITDMLKRYREAGLTMPMLWPPFADVPVAKTLDDLKRLKEEIMPKVEAM, encoded by the coding sequence GTGAAGCTCGCCCTGTACCTGCCCAACTTCCGCGAAAAGGTGACCGTCGGAGAACTCGAGGACCTCACCGCCCTCGCCGAGGACCTCGACTTCGACTCCGTCTGGACGCTGGACCGGATCGTCGTGCCCGAGTCGTCGGACCGGCAGGAGCTGCAGTACGCCTTCGGCATGATCGAAGGCTTCCCCAAGGGCCTGCCGGTGTCCTCGCGGGGCCAGTGGTTCCAGGGCATGCCGCTGATCCCGTGGCTCGCCGCGAAGACGTCCAAGGTTCGCATCGGCATGAGCGTCATCGACACGCCCTACCGTGCGCCGGGTGTGCTCGCCGCGGAACTGGGCACCATCGACCACCTCTCGGGCGGCAGGCTCAACGTCGCGCTCGGCGCGGGCTGGATGCCCGAGGAGTTCGCCGCGTCCAGCGCCTCGCACATCTTCCCCAAGCGCAACAAGCATGTGCGCGAAACGATCGAGGTGATCCAGGGCATCTGGAACAACGAGGTCTTCGATTACCACGGCGAGTTCGCCGACTTCGAGCCGTGCGGGTTCGGGGCCAAGCCGCTGCAGCAGCCGCACCCGCCGATCTTCTTCAGCGGCCTGAAGGACCCCAAGCGCGCCGCGAACCGGGTCGCCACGTACGGCCTCGCCGGCTGGATCGGCATCCAGGACTCGCCCGAGGACATCCAGCGGTGGCGCGGCGAGATCCAGCGCGAGCTGGACGAACTCGACACCGCCCGCTCGATCGACGACCTCGAGATCAGCAGCATGATCTGGTTCGTCATCACCGACCAGGACATGGACCAGACCCCGATGGGCAAGGGCACCAACCTCCTGGCGGGCTCCGCCACACAGATCACCGACATGCTCAAGCGCTACCGGGAGGCCGGCCTGACGATGCCGATGCTGTGGCCGCCGTTCGCCGACGTGCCGGTCGCGAAGACGCTGGACGACCTCAAGCGCCTCAAGGAGGAGATCATGCCGAAGGTCGAGGCCATGTAG
- a CDS encoding maleate cis-trans isomerase, which yields MTTHRIGLVVPSSNVTVETEVPALLGRHPSARFSFHSSRMRMHKVSPEELRAMNAQRERCIGELSDAGVDAVLYACLVALMAQGPGEHRRTEAAVTEQLAQAGQRLAVLSSAGALVEALAALGARRIALVTPYLRPLAEQVVSYLESEGLEVLDWAALEVGDNAEVGCIPGDRVMAAARGLDLSGADALVISACVQMPSLDLIGPAEAEFGIPVLSAATAGAFTLLRHLGLPSVLPGAGRLLAAERAAAR from the coding sequence GTGACCACCCACCGCATCGGGCTCGTCGTGCCCAGCTCCAACGTCACCGTGGAAACGGAGGTGCCCGCCCTGCTCGGGCGTCACCCCAGTGCGCGGTTCTCCTTCCACTCCAGCCGGATGCGGATGCACAAGGTGTCCCCGGAGGAGCTGCGGGCGATGAACGCGCAACGCGAACGGTGCATCGGCGAACTGTCCGACGCGGGCGTGGACGCGGTGCTCTACGCCTGCCTCGTCGCGCTCATGGCGCAAGGTCCTGGCGAGCACCGGCGCACCGAAGCCGCGGTGACCGAACAGCTCGCGCAAGCCGGGCAGCGGCTCGCGGTGCTGTCCAGCGCCGGCGCGCTCGTCGAGGCACTCGCCGCCCTCGGCGCCCGCCGCATCGCCCTGGTCACCCCGTACCTGCGCCCGCTGGCCGAACAGGTCGTGTCCTACCTGGAGTCCGAGGGCCTCGAGGTGCTCGACTGGGCCGCGCTCGAAGTGGGGGACAACGCCGAGGTCGGCTGCATCCCGGGCGACCGGGTGATGGCGGCCGCGCGCGGCCTGGACCTGTCCGGCGCCGACGCGCTCGTCATCTCCGCCTGCGTGCAGATGCCGTCACTGGACCTGATCGGCCCCGCCGAGGCGGAGTTCGGGATCCCCGTCCTCTCCGCGGCCACGGCCGGCGCGTTCACCCTGTTGCGCCACCTCGGTTTGCCGAGCGTGCTGCCCGGCGCGGGCCGCCTCTTGGCGGCGGAGCGGGCGGCGGCGCGATGA
- a CDS encoding acyl-CoA synthetase, with amino-acid sequence MSLTFYLDKGASLDPDAPCLTLDGKSLTYGEVAGLSHAVARALRRSGVAPGDKVGILSANDPTAFACVFGIARAGAVWCPINPRNAAAENAELLDLFDCSALIYQPAFDDLVAAIAPNLPKLTTLVRLGDGDDLAAGFDGWLDAARDDPSAEAAPPGDVVALVGTGGTTGRPKGVMLTDRNLEAMSAITLMSYPFHGRPVYLALAPLTHAAGVLCFPVLALGGEVVIMAKPDVGRFLELIERHRVTHTFLPPTVIYMVLGHPALDGTDLSSLQCFWYGAAPMSAARLAEALDRIGPMAQLFGQSEAPMMISTMSPAEHRNADGTINTARLSSAGKPSPLVTVAILDQHGKPVPRGERGEICVRGSLVMAGYYRNPDATAEVSAHGWHHTGDIGYLDADGYLHIVDRAKDMVITGGFNVYSAEVEQALMAHDAVRDCAVVGLPDEKWGERVTAVVQLQPGAGIDLDDLTAFVKARIGGLKAPKQIEIWPDLPRSTVGKVLKTEIRSRLSTR; translated from the coding sequence GTGTCCCTGACCTTCTACCTGGACAAAGGCGCTTCCCTCGACCCGGACGCACCCTGCCTCACGCTCGACGGGAAGTCCCTGACCTACGGCGAGGTCGCCGGCCTGTCACACGCCGTCGCCAGGGCGCTGCGCCGCTCGGGCGTCGCGCCGGGGGACAAGGTCGGCATCCTCTCGGCCAACGATCCGACTGCCTTCGCCTGCGTGTTCGGCATCGCGCGGGCCGGTGCGGTGTGGTGCCCGATCAACCCGCGCAACGCGGCGGCGGAGAACGCGGAACTGCTCGACCTGTTCGACTGCTCGGCGCTGATCTACCAGCCGGCGTTCGACGACCTGGTCGCCGCGATCGCGCCCAACCTGCCGAAGCTGACCACGCTCGTCCGGCTGGGCGACGGCGACGACCTCGCCGCGGGCTTCGACGGCTGGCTCGACGCCGCCCGCGACGACCCGTCAGCCGAGGCGGCGCCGCCCGGCGACGTCGTGGCGCTGGTCGGCACCGGCGGCACCACGGGCCGCCCCAAAGGCGTGATGCTCACCGACCGCAACCTGGAGGCGATGTCGGCGATCACGCTGATGAGCTACCCGTTCCACGGCCGCCCGGTGTACCTGGCGCTGGCGCCCCTGACCCACGCGGCCGGCGTCCTGTGTTTCCCGGTGCTGGCGCTCGGCGGCGAAGTCGTGATCATGGCCAAGCCCGACGTCGGCCGGTTCCTCGAACTCATCGAGCGGCATCGCGTCACCCACACGTTCCTGCCCCCCACGGTGATCTACATGGTCCTCGGCCACCCGGCGCTCGACGGGACTGACCTGTCGTCGCTGCAGTGCTTCTGGTACGGCGCGGCGCCGATGTCCGCGGCCCGGCTCGCCGAGGCCCTCGACCGCATCGGGCCGATGGCGCAGCTGTTCGGCCAGTCCGAGGCCCCGATGATGATCTCGACGATGTCGCCTGCCGAGCACCGCAACGCCGACGGCACGATCAACACCGCCCGGCTGTCCTCCGCCGGCAAGCCGTCTCCGCTGGTCACCGTCGCCATCCTCGACCAGCACGGCAAGCCCGTGCCGCGCGGCGAGCGGGGCGAGATCTGCGTGCGCGGCTCCCTGGTGATGGCCGGCTACTACCGCAACCCGGACGCGACCGCGGAGGTCTCCGCGCACGGCTGGCACCACACCGGCGACATCGGGTACCTCGACGCGGACGGCTACCTGCACATCGTCGACCGCGCCAAGGACATGGTCATCACCGGCGGCTTCAACGTCTACTCCGCCGAGGTCGAGCAGGCACTGATGGCCCACGACGCCGTGCGCGACTGCGCCGTGGTCGGCCTGCCCGACGAGAAGTGGGGCGAACGGGTCACCGCGGTGGTCCAGCTCCAGCCCGGCGCCGGGATCGACCTCGACGACCTGACCGCGTTCGTCAAAGCGCGCATCGGCGGCCTCAAGGCGCCCAAGCAGATCGAGATCTGGCCTGATCTGCCCCGCTCAACCGTCGGCAAGGTCCTCAAGACCGAGATCCGTTCCCGGCTCAGCACCCGCTGA
- a CDS encoding MFS transporter has product MSSPVSPSPAEPARTPRSVLLLCLACMTLEGYDVVAYGAALPFLLADRSWQITVAQAGVLGTLTPVGMLAGAVAAGLLTDIVGRRRLILASVTVFSAAMLVCALAPGVPVFALGRILVGLGVGGVLPSIAALVYEFSPSRRRNLDTALAFAGVGTGGALAAVVAAVVVPAAGFRAEFLIGGLGALVVLPLAVRYLPESLVYLRATGRGHELRRWAARLRLDPGPAGPVEAAAAGAGTGRLAVLFSRRYAVTTVLFCLTTFASLLVLFGLYTWLPQLMRSAGHELGSALTFLVVLNVGTAAGPLLVGRLADRGGSQRATAGSFLLAVVGISVLSQPMPIVFRYVAVVLAGVGTVGTQILINVLIAGRYPVHVRATAIGVALSVGRFGGILGPLYGGMLLSAQLPTASLFYAFAAPALLGAVLVTLVPRARRADPRAASESAEPAGPVSTP; this is encoded by the coding sequence ATGTCCTCGCCCGTGTCCCCGTCACCTGCGGAACCCGCCCGGACACCGCGCAGCGTGCTGCTGCTCTGCCTCGCGTGCATGACCCTCGAAGGCTATGACGTCGTGGCCTACGGCGCGGCTCTCCCGTTCCTGCTCGCCGACCGCTCGTGGCAGATCACCGTGGCGCAGGCCGGTGTGCTCGGCACCCTCACCCCGGTCGGCATGCTCGCCGGCGCCGTCGCCGCGGGTCTGCTGACCGACATCGTCGGCCGCCGCAGGCTCATCCTCGCCAGCGTGACCGTGTTCTCCGCGGCGATGCTGGTGTGCGCCCTCGCTCCCGGTGTCCCCGTGTTCGCGCTCGGCAGGATCCTGGTGGGACTGGGCGTCGGCGGTGTGCTGCCGTCCATCGCCGCCCTGGTCTACGAATTCTCGCCGTCCCGGCGTCGCAACCTCGACACCGCACTGGCTTTCGCCGGCGTCGGCACCGGGGGCGCACTGGCCGCGGTCGTCGCCGCCGTCGTGGTTCCCGCGGCCGGGTTCCGCGCCGAGTTCCTGATCGGCGGGCTGGGCGCGCTCGTCGTTCTCCCCCTGGCCGTGCGCTACCTGCCCGAGTCGCTGGTCTACCTGCGCGCCACGGGACGCGGCCACGAGCTTCGCCGCTGGGCCGCGCGCCTGCGCCTCGATCCAGGGCCCGCCGGGCCGGTCGAGGCTGCCGCCGCCGGAGCGGGGACCGGGCGGCTCGCGGTGCTCTTCTCGCGCCGGTACGCGGTGACCACCGTGCTGTTCTGCCTCACCACGTTCGCGTCGCTGCTGGTGTTGTTCGGGCTGTACACCTGGCTCCCGCAGCTGATGCGGTCCGCGGGCCACGAGCTGGGGTCCGCTCTGACGTTCCTCGTCGTACTCAACGTCGGCACCGCGGCCGGACCGTTGCTCGTGGGGCGTCTCGCCGACCGCGGCGGCTCCCAGCGCGCCACCGCGGGTTCGTTCCTGCTCGCGGTCGTCGGCATCTCCGTGCTCAGCCAGCCGATGCCGATCGTGTTCCGCTACGTCGCGGTCGTGCTGGCCGGGGTCGGCACGGTGGGCACCCAGATCCTGATCAACGTGCTGATCGCCGGCCGGTACCCGGTCCACGTGCGCGCGACCGCGATCGGCGTCGCGCTGTCGGTGGGCCGGTTCGGGGGAATCCTCGGCCCGCTCTACGGCGGGATGCTGCTCTCCGCTCAGCTGCCCACCGCCTCGCTGTTCTACGCCTTCGCCGCCCCGGCGCTTCTCGGAGCGGTGCTTGTGACGCTCGTGCCCCGGGCCCGGCGCGCCGACCCGCGGGCTGCGAGCGAGAGTGCGGAACCGGCCGGCCCCGTGTCCACCCCGTGA
- a CDS encoding VOC family protein, whose translation MTELDHRVQGVDHVAFPTFDPAATVRFYRDVLGFPVVHSICAAGWGPEDHPDFIHFFFDIGNDDRIAFFYYFGAGREIGGEPGAKGDVYARFGADVPEFFVRSRHLAIHVEDEDDLLEYRRRLDASDWPVEMQIQHETIESIYTHDPNGYMFEITRAMRPVTPQEDLDANLTIDALIDVVSEPEPTFGKLLARKAELIVERAADWELAQESGR comes from the coding sequence ATGACGGAGTTGGACCACCGCGTGCAGGGGGTCGACCACGTCGCGTTCCCGACGTTCGACCCGGCCGCGACGGTGCGGTTCTACCGGGACGTCCTGGGCTTCCCGGTCGTGCATTCCATCTGCGCGGCGGGCTGGGGCCCCGAGGACCACCCGGACTTCATCCACTTCTTCTTCGACATCGGCAACGACGACCGGATCGCGTTCTTCTACTACTTCGGCGCCGGCCGCGAGATCGGCGGCGAGCCGGGCGCGAAGGGTGACGTCTACGCCCGGTTCGGCGCCGACGTGCCGGAGTTCTTCGTCCGGTCCCGCCACCTGGCGATCCACGTCGAGGACGAGGATGACCTGCTGGAGTACCGGCGGCGCCTCGACGCCAGCGACTGGCCGGTGGAGATGCAGATCCAGCACGAAACGATCGAGTCGATCTACACCCACGACCCGAACGGCTACATGTTCGAGATCACCCGCGCGATGCGGCCGGTGACGCCGCAGGAGGACCTGGACGCGAACCTCACCATCGACGCGTTGATCGACGTGGTGAGCGAGCCCGAGCCGACCTTCGGCAAGCTGCTGGCGCGCAAGGCGGAACTCATCGTCGAGCGGGCCGCGGACTGGGAACTCGCGCAGGAGAGCGGCCGATGA
- a CDS encoding SDR family NAD(P)-dependent oxidoreductase, with translation MSELDGKRVFVTGSGAGIGKAIAKLFTDRGARVVVSDIDADAAKRAADEIGAAGVANCDVTDEAQVQAAVQQAADLLGGLDVLVNNAGIEISSPLLQQSTESFDRIYAVNVRGPFVAMKAATPHLVASKGNVVNIASIAGIGGSPLLGSYCATKAALIQLTRVAAVEMRPAGVRVNAVCPGFADTAMVERLVPDFEAATQIPFGDLVAMKQGRLGTPEDIAEVAAFLASDRATWITGSHYVLDGGLTASLV, from the coding sequence ATGTCCGAACTGGACGGTAAGCGGGTCTTCGTCACCGGATCCGGTGCCGGGATCGGCAAGGCGATCGCGAAACTGTTCACCGACCGCGGCGCGCGTGTCGTGGTCAGCGACATCGACGCCGACGCGGCGAAACGGGCCGCCGACGAGATCGGCGCCGCGGGCGTGGCGAACTGCGACGTCACCGATGAAGCCCAGGTCCAGGCCGCGGTGCAGCAGGCGGCCGACCTGCTCGGTGGCCTCGACGTCCTGGTGAACAACGCAGGCATCGAGATCTCCTCGCCGCTGCTGCAGCAGTCGACGGAGAGTTTCGACCGGATCTATGCGGTCAACGTGCGTGGCCCGTTCGTCGCGATGAAGGCGGCGACGCCGCACCTGGTGGCGTCGAAGGGGAACGTCGTCAACATCGCCTCGATCGCCGGCATCGGCGGCAGCCCGCTGCTCGGCTCCTACTGTGCGACCAAGGCGGCGCTGATCCAGCTGACCCGGGTCGCGGCGGTGGAGATGCGGCCTGCGGGCGTGCGGGTCAACGCGGTCTGCCCGGGCTTCGCCGATACCGCGATGGTGGAGCGCCTGGTGCCGGACTTCGAGGCGGCGACCCAGATCCCCTTCGGCGACCTGGTGGCGATGAAGCAGGGCAGGCTCGGCACCCCCGAGGACATCGCGGAGGTGGCCGCGTTCCTCGCCTCCGACCGGGCCACGTGGATCACCGGAAGCCACTACGTCCTCGACGGCGGCCTCACAGCGTCGCTCGTCTGA
- a CDS encoding TetR/AcrR family transcriptional regulator translates to MTSSAAARRRPRADKFEDRRRELADAALATLADFGYARTSLRTIADNTEFSHGLLHYYFADKIELITYCVRRYKTACVQRYENLLAEASTLDGLAAACGDGLAATLAEAPLMHRLWYDLRTQSMFEEAFRDDVAEIDGSLQNMIWRVVCAYADLGGMEPACSPSQAYALFDGLFQQALLRHLAGSETALDDLRAGARDLLPRLFA, encoded by the coding sequence GTGACCAGCTCAGCAGCCGCGCGGCGGCGACCCCGTGCCGACAAGTTCGAGGACCGCAGGCGGGAACTCGCGGACGCGGCGCTGGCGACACTGGCCGACTTCGGGTACGCCCGGACGAGCCTGCGCACGATCGCCGACAACACCGAGTTCTCGCACGGGCTGCTGCACTACTACTTCGCGGACAAGATCGAGCTGATCACCTACTGCGTGCGCCGCTACAAGACGGCGTGCGTGCAGCGCTACGAGAACCTCCTGGCCGAGGCATCCACCCTCGACGGCCTCGCCGCCGCCTGCGGGGACGGGCTGGCGGCCACGCTCGCCGAGGCGCCGCTGATGCACCGGCTCTGGTACGACCTGCGCACGCAGTCGATGTTCGAGGAGGCGTTCCGGGACGACGTCGCGGAGATCGACGGCAGCCTGCAGAACATGATCTGGCGGGTCGTCTGCGCCTACGCCGACCTGGGCGGCATGGAGCCGGCCTGCTCCCCCTCGCAGGCCTACGCCCTGTTCGACGGGCTGTTCCAGCAGGCGCTGCTGCGTCACCTGGCCGGTTCGGAGACCGCGCTGGACGACCTCCGCGCGGGGGCGCGCGACCTGCTGCCGCGCCTGTTCGCCTGA
- a CDS encoding TetR/AcrR family transcriptional regulator, whose product MTSGSRRTPARRKAESSSRARRDGAADSDKPARASTARRELVENEMYEQATRLFAERGFAGTSLQDIADAIGITRPALYYYVKSKDELLAKLVTEVTDGPLNELKELVAHTDLDPVGQLRALVEIIVRRRATQPARFRLLIRSEAELPDELTAAYDDSRRAVLKTIAEVVEDGIRAGQFRPVDARVAALGVLGMCNWVAWWFHPGGRDDVETVTDQLAEMAIAALRRPDHHTLDGEGPEAALKMLRQDLDHLERLLKD is encoded by the coding sequence ATGACCAGTGGTTCGCGGCGAACGCCCGCACGGCGGAAGGCCGAGTCGTCCTCGCGGGCCCGGCGCGACGGCGCGGCGGACAGCGACAAGCCGGCCCGCGCCAGCACCGCCCGCCGCGAGCTCGTCGAGAACGAGATGTACGAGCAGGCCACCCGGCTGTTCGCTGAGCGCGGGTTCGCCGGAACGAGCCTGCAGGACATCGCGGACGCGATCGGCATCACCCGCCCGGCGCTCTACTACTACGTCAAGAGCAAGGACGAACTGCTCGCCAAGCTGGTCACGGAAGTCACCGACGGGCCGCTGAACGAGCTCAAGGAACTGGTCGCGCACACCGACCTCGACCCGGTCGGCCAGCTGCGCGCGCTGGTCGAGATCATCGTGCGGCGCCGTGCGACGCAACCGGCGCGGTTCCGGCTGCTCATCCGCTCCGAAGCCGAGCTCCCGGACGAACTGACTGCGGCCTACGACGACAGCCGTCGCGCCGTGCTGAAGACGATCGCCGAGGTCGTCGAGGACGGGATCCGGGCCGGGCAGTTCCGGCCGGTCGACGCCCGTGTCGCCGCGCTCGGTGTGCTGGGCATGTGCAACTGGGTGGCCTGGTGGTTCCACCCCGGCGGCCGCGACGACGTGGAGACCGTGACCGACCAGCTCGCCGAGATGGCGATCGCCGCGCTGCGGCGCCCCGACCACCACACCCTCGACGGCGAGGGGCCCGAGGCCGCGCTGAAGATGCTCCGCCAGGACCTCGACCACCTGGAACGCCTGCTCAAGGACTGA